A portion of the Candidatus Macondimonas diazotrophica genome contains these proteins:
- the glgB gene encoding 1,4-alpha-glucan branching protein GlgB: protein MQINEPIIRSPDNAALTPHDVYLFKEGSHTRLYDKLGAHPRQMAGKPGVHFALWAPNAAAVSVMGEFNDWNKQSHALAPRTDDSGIWEGFIPGVPLGSAYKFHIVSRHHGYAVDKADPFAVWSQSPPETASRIWTLDYDWNDTEWMARRREANGLEAPLSIYEVHLGSWRRLPEEGNRFLSYREIAPQLAEHVRSLGFTHVELLPVMEHPFYGSWGYQTTGYFAPTARYGSPQDFMYLVDYLHQQGIGVILDWVPSHFPSDEHGLAYFDGTHLFEHADPRQGFHPEWNSAIFNYGRNEVRSFLLSSALFWLEKYHVDGLRVDAVASMLYLDYGRREGEWIPNRHGGRENLDAIQFLRKLNEAVYQDHPDTQTMAEESTAWPMVSRPTYVGGLGFGLKWNMGWMHDTLKYFQNDPIHRRYHQGQISFSIWYAFTENFLLPLSHDEVVHGKGALIGKMPGDEWQQFANLRLLYGYMWAHPGKKLLFMGGEFGQRREWQHEESLEWHVLQYPLHDSLQRWIGDLNHQYRTHPALHAVDFNPEGFAWVDFQDWENSVLAFLRQGKNPDDVVLIVCNFTPVPRNNYRIGVPQGGLWEELLNSDAAIYGGSNIGNLGRIEAAPVATQDYFHSLSLTLPPLGIIYLKPVPAA, encoded by the coding sequence ATGCAAATCAACGAGCCGATCATCCGGTCTCCCGACAACGCTGCCCTCACGCCCCACGACGTCTACCTTTTCAAAGAAGGATCCCACACCCGGCTCTACGATAAGCTCGGGGCCCATCCCCGGCAGATGGCCGGGAAGCCGGGCGTGCACTTCGCACTTTGGGCACCCAACGCCGCGGCGGTTTCCGTCATGGGTGAATTCAACGACTGGAACAAGCAGAGCCACGCCCTCGCGCCGCGCACCGATGACTCGGGCATCTGGGAAGGCTTTATCCCCGGGGTGCCGCTCGGCAGCGCCTACAAGTTCCACATCGTTTCCCGCCATCACGGCTACGCCGTTGACAAGGCGGATCCTTTCGCCGTCTGGAGCCAGTCGCCGCCCGAGACAGCCTCGCGCATCTGGACGCTGGACTATGATTGGAACGACACCGAGTGGATGGCCCGGCGACGCGAGGCGAACGGACTGGAAGCGCCGCTATCGATCTATGAAGTCCACCTCGGTTCCTGGCGACGCCTCCCGGAAGAAGGCAATCGCTTTCTGAGCTATCGGGAAATCGCGCCCCAGCTGGCCGAACATGTCCGCAGCCTGGGTTTTACCCATGTCGAGCTGCTTCCGGTCATGGAACACCCGTTTTATGGTTCGTGGGGGTATCAGACGACCGGCTATTTCGCCCCCACGGCGCGCTATGGTTCGCCGCAGGATTTCATGTACCTCGTCGATTACCTGCATCAACAAGGCATCGGCGTGATTCTGGACTGGGTGCCGTCGCACTTTCCGAGCGACGAGCATGGACTGGCGTACTTCGACGGAACCCATCTGTTCGAGCATGCCGACCCCCGCCAGGGGTTTCATCCGGAATGGAACAGCGCCATCTTCAACTACGGACGCAATGAGGTGCGGTCGTTCTTGCTGTCCAGCGCCCTGTTCTGGCTGGAGAAATACCATGTGGATGGTCTGCGGGTCGATGCCGTCGCCTCGATGCTCTATCTCGATTACGGGCGGCGCGAGGGCGAATGGATTCCCAACCGCCACGGCGGGCGGGAGAACCTGGACGCCATTCAGTTTCTCCGCAAGCTCAACGAAGCGGTCTACCAGGATCATCCCGATACCCAGACCATGGCCGAGGAATCCACTGCCTGGCCGATGGTCTCGCGACCGACCTACGTCGGCGGGCTCGGTTTCGGCTTGAAATGGAACATGGGATGGATGCACGACACCCTGAAGTATTTCCAGAACGACCCCATCCACCGCCGCTACCATCAGGGACAGATTTCGTTCAGCATCTGGTATGCCTTCACCGAGAACTTCCTCCTGCCGCTCTCGCACGATGAAGTGGTCCACGGTAAAGGCGCGCTCATCGGCAAGATGCCGGGGGACGAATGGCAGCAATTCGCCAATCTGCGCCTGCTCTATGGCTACATGTGGGCGCATCCGGGCAAGAAACTGCTGTTCATGGGCGGTGAATTCGGCCAGCGACGTGAATGGCAGCACGAGGAAAGCCTGGAATGGCATGTTTTGCAGTACCCGCTTCACGACAGCCTGCAGCGATGGATCGGCGACCTCAATCACCAGTATCGAACCCATCCGGCCCTGCATGCAGTCGATTTCAACCCGGAAGGATTCGCGTGGGTGGACTTCCAGGACTGGGAAAATTCCGTGCTCGCCTTTCTGCGCCAGGGCAAAAATCCCGACGATGTCGTTCTGATCGTGTGCAATTTCACCCCGGTGCCTCGGAACAATTACCGGATCGGCGTCCCGCAGGGCGGCCTGTGGGAAGAGCTGCTCAACAGCGACGCCGCCATCTACGGCGGTAGCAACATCGGCAACCTGGGGCGAATCGAAGCGGCCCCGGTGGCGACGCAGGACTACTTCCACTCCCTGTCGCTGACGTTACCGCCGCTTGGCATCATCTACCTCAAACCCGTACCCGCGGCGTGA
- a CDS encoding alpha-1,4-glucan--maltose-1-phosphate maltosyltransferase — MLEVSKDGRQRVIIEAVKPEVDCGRFPIKRVIGEIIEVEAAVFCDGHDRVRAMVRHRAAGSAEWQEAPMQPLVNDRWRAQFRVDRIGRHEYTLIAWLDHFRTWRHDLVRRENERDILIALKTGAMLVEAAASRANQDDRTSLLHYAEALRDAVTGSEGCAIAVDPELERLMDRHAERRHITEYERILPVTVDPIRARYSSWYELFPRSCGPREDVHGTFADCEQRLPDIARMGFDVVYLPPIHPIGRTFRKGRNNTLEATPEDVGSPWAIGASEGGHKAIHPQLGTQEDFRRFIERARALDIDVALDIAFQCAPDHPYVREHPTWFRRRADGTVQYAENPPKKYQDIYPFDFETEDWQDLWHELKSVFTFWIEQGVRVFRVDNPHTKPFPMWEWLITEIKKAHPETIFLSEAFTRPSIMHRLAKLGFSQSYTYFTWRNTKHELTDYLIELAQHDSREYFRPNLWPNTPDILSEFLQYGGRSAFMLRVALAATMGANYGLYGPAYELLEHQAREPGSEEYLDSEKYQLRHWDLSRPDSLAPFITRLNRIRRDNPALQRDWGLRFHPVDNDMLLCYSKSAEGLGGEENILIMVANLDPHHAQSGWIELPLDSFGIGANDSYQAHDLLSDARYLWQGPRNFVRLDPHAAPIHILRLRRRLRSERDFDYFQ; from the coding sequence ATGCTTGAAGTCAGCAAGGATGGGCGACAGCGCGTCATCATCGAGGCGGTCAAGCCCGAAGTGGACTGCGGGCGTTTTCCGATCAAGCGCGTGATTGGCGAAATCATCGAGGTCGAGGCGGCTGTTTTCTGCGATGGCCACGATCGGGTACGGGCCATGGTGCGTCACCGCGCTGCTGGATCAGCCGAATGGCAGGAAGCACCCATGCAGCCGCTGGTCAACGACCGCTGGCGTGCACAATTCCGGGTCGACCGGATCGGGCGCCATGAGTACACCCTCATCGCCTGGTTGGATCATTTCCGCACCTGGCGTCACGATCTGGTGCGTCGTGAAAATGAGCGGGACATCCTGATTGCCTTGAAAACCGGCGCGATGCTTGTGGAGGCAGCGGCGAGCCGGGCGAATCAGGACGACCGCACGAGTCTCTTGCACTACGCCGAAGCGCTGCGCGATGCCGTGACCGGCAGCGAGGGGTGCGCCATCGCCGTCGATCCCGAACTGGAACGTCTCATGGATCGTCATGCCGAGCGCCGCCATATCACCGAATACGAGCGCATCCTGCCGGTGACGGTCGATCCGATCCGTGCCCGTTACTCGAGTTGGTATGAGCTTTTCCCCCGTTCCTGCGGACCCCGCGAAGACGTCCACGGCACCTTCGCCGACTGCGAACAGCGATTGCCCGACATCGCCCGGATGGGGTTCGATGTCGTGTACCTGCCGCCCATCCATCCCATCGGCCGAACCTTCCGCAAGGGGCGCAACAACACGCTCGAAGCCACCCCAGAGGATGTGGGGTCCCCATGGGCCATCGGCGCGTCCGAGGGCGGCCACAAGGCCATCCATCCCCAGTTGGGTACGCAGGAGGACTTCCGGCGCTTCATCGAACGCGCCCGAGCGCTCGACATCGACGTCGCGCTCGACATCGCTTTTCAGTGCGCGCCGGATCATCCCTATGTGCGCGAGCATCCCACATGGTTTCGGCGGCGCGCGGACGGCACCGTGCAATACGCCGAGAATCCGCCCAAGAAATATCAGGACATCTATCCCTTCGATTTCGAGACCGAAGACTGGCAGGATTTGTGGCACGAGCTGAAAAGCGTTTTCACCTTCTGGATCGAACAGGGCGTGCGCGTGTTTCGCGTGGACAATCCCCACACCAAACCGTTTCCCATGTGGGAGTGGCTCATCACCGAAATCAAGAAGGCGCATCCCGAGACGATTTTCCTCTCCGAGGCGTTCACCCGGCCCAGCATCATGCATCGGCTCGCCAAGCTAGGCTTCAGCCAGTCCTATACTTATTTCACTTGGCGCAATACCAAGCATGAGCTTACCGACTACCTGATCGAGCTGGCCCAGCATGATTCCCGCGAGTATTTCCGCCCCAACCTCTGGCCGAATACCCCGGACATTCTGAGCGAATTCCTTCAGTATGGTGGCCGTTCCGCCTTCATGCTCCGTGTCGCGCTGGCCGCGACGATGGGCGCCAACTACGGCCTGTACGGCCCCGCCTATGAACTGCTGGAACACCAGGCTCGCGAACCCGGTAGCGAAGAATATCTCGACTCCGAGAAATACCAGCTGCGTCACTGGGACCTGAGCCGCCCCGACAGCCTGGCGCCCTTCATCACGCGCCTGAATCGCATTCGTCGGGACAATCCGGCCCTGCAACGGGATTGGGGCCTGCGGTTCCATCCGGTCGACAACGACATGCTGCTTTGTTACAGCAAATCGGCCGAAGGACTCGGCGGCGAGGAAAACATTCTGATCATGGTCGCCAATCTCGACCCGCACCATGCGCAATCCGGCTGGATCGAGTTACCACTCGACAGCTTTGGCATTGGTGCCAATGATTCCTACCAGGCGCATGACCTGCTGTCGGATGCCCGCTACCTATGGCAGGGCCCACGCAACTTCGTGCGGCTTGACCCCCATGCGGCCCCGATTCACATCCTGCGCTTGCGCCGTCGCCTACGCAGCGAACGTGACTTCGATTACTTCCAATAA
- the dxs gene encoding 1-deoxy-D-xylulose-5-phosphate synthase — protein MNSSFPLLAQIDSPAALRRLPESSLSAVAAELRGYLIETIGKSGGHFAANLGTVELTIALHYIFETPEDRLVWDVGHQTYPHKILTGRREALSTIRKLHGLAPFPQRAESPFDSFGVGHSSTSISAALGMALGARARGEHRRIAAIIGDGAMTAGMAYEALNHAGHLRADMLVILNDNEMSISPNVGGLSNYLARILSGHFYTSIREEGKKVLRHVPPMWEFARRAEEHVKGMVAPGTLFEEMGFNYIGPVNGHDLPTLIQTLGNLRDRPGPQFLHVVTCKGKGFAPAEQDPIAWHGVTRFDPDTGTLPPGKPDAKPTYSQVFGSWICDAASRDPRVLGITPAMREGSGLVEFEKRFADRYFDVGICEQHAVTLAAGLACEGMHPVVAIYSTFLQRAYDQLIHDVALQNLPVVFAIDRAGPVGQDGATHHGAFDLSFLRCIPNLVVMAPADEAECCAMLNTALSIEGPTAVRYPRGAGIGRPFDTGAATLPVGQGEIRHPGHGLAVLAFGVMVEPAMQAARKFGATGVNMRFIKPLDEALVLELARNHGHLVTVEDNVVAGGAGSAVAECLARHGLSVTITHLGLPDQFLEHGTREELLAACGLDESGLEDTIGALMPLAPRAHQNP, from the coding sequence ATGAATTCAAGTTTCCCTCTGCTGGCGCAAATCGATTCGCCCGCAGCCCTGCGCCGGCTGCCTGAATCATCGCTGTCCGCGGTGGCTGCGGAATTGCGCGGCTATCTGATCGAAACCATCGGGAAGTCCGGTGGACACTTCGCCGCCAATCTGGGGACGGTGGAACTGACCATTGCGCTGCATTACATCTTCGAAACGCCGGAAGATCGCCTGGTCTGGGACGTGGGCCATCAGACCTACCCCCACAAAATCCTCACGGGCCGGCGCGAGGCCTTGTCCACCATCCGCAAGCTGCACGGGCTGGCGCCCTTCCCGCAGCGCGCGGAGAGTCCGTTCGACAGCTTCGGGGTCGGGCATTCCAGCACCTCCATCAGTGCCGCGCTCGGGATGGCATTGGGTGCCCGCGCCCGAGGTGAACATCGGCGCATTGCAGCCATCATCGGCGATGGCGCCATGACGGCAGGCATGGCCTACGAAGCGCTCAACCACGCCGGCCATCTGCGCGCCGACATGCTGGTCATCCTGAACGACAACGAAATGTCGATTTCCCCGAATGTCGGTGGTCTGTCCAACTATCTGGCACGGATCCTCTCGGGCCACTTCTATACCAGCATTCGGGAAGAAGGGAAAAAGGTGCTGCGTCACGTGCCGCCAATGTGGGAGTTCGCCCGGCGTGCCGAGGAGCACGTCAAGGGCATGGTGGCGCCTGGAACACTGTTCGAGGAGATGGGTTTCAATTATATCGGTCCGGTCAATGGACACGATCTGCCGACCCTTATCCAGACGCTGGGCAATCTGCGCGATCGTCCCGGTCCCCAGTTCCTGCATGTGGTCACATGCAAGGGCAAGGGATTTGCGCCGGCTGAACAGGACCCCATTGCTTGGCACGGAGTGACCCGCTTCGATCCGGACACCGGAACTCTGCCCCCCGGAAAGCCGGATGCGAAACCCACCTACAGTCAGGTCTTCGGTTCATGGATCTGCGATGCGGCATCGCGCGATCCGCGCGTACTCGGCATCACACCTGCCATGCGGGAAGGCTCGGGGTTGGTGGAGTTCGAGAAGCGCTTTGCGGATCGCTACTTCGACGTAGGGATCTGCGAGCAGCATGCGGTAACCCTTGCGGCGGGTTTGGCCTGCGAAGGCATGCATCCGGTGGTTGCCATCTACTCGACCTTCCTACAGCGCGCCTACGATCAGCTGATTCACGATGTGGCGCTACAGAATTTGCCGGTCGTTTTCGCCATTGACCGCGCCGGTCCGGTCGGACAGGATGGCGCCACGCATCACGGCGCCTTCGATCTCTCCTTCCTGCGCTGCATTCCCAATCTGGTGGTGATGGCACCGGCTGACGAAGCCGAATGCTGCGCCATGCTCAATACCGCTCTCTCCATCGAGGGGCCGACGGCCGTTCGCTATCCCCGCGGAGCAGGCATCGGACGGCCGTTCGATACCGGGGCAGCCACCCTGCCGGTCGGCCAAGGGGAAATCCGGCACCCGGGACATGGCCTCGCCGTGCTGGCCTTCGGAGTCATGGTGGAACCGGCGATGCAGGCCGCCCGGAAATTCGGGGCCACCGGCGTCAACATGCGTTTCATCAAACCGCTCGATGAAGCGCTCGTGCTGGAATTGGCTCGCAACCATGGTCATCTCGTGACGGTTGAAGACAACGTCGTGGCCGGTGGTGCCGGCAGCGCCGTTGCCGAGTGCCTGGCCCGCCATGGGCTGAGCGTCACGATCACCCACCTGGGTCTCCCAGACCAGTTTCTGGAGCACGGTACCCGCGAGGAATTGCTCGCGGCCTGTGGGCTCGACGAGTCCGGCCTCGAGGACACGATCGGCGCGTTGATGCCGCTCGCGCCCCGAGCCCATCAAAACCCCTGA
- a CDS encoding polyprenyl synthetase family protein — MNSRPPICPALNQWRSRVDAALESRLPPADAAPQKLHAAMRYAVLGGGKRVRPALCYATGMLLDVPLDWLDDAACAVEIIHAYSLVHDDLPAMDDDDLRRGRPTTHRAFDEATAILAGDALQCLAFELLSRPVAGEGPTPAQKMQQVRTLSRACGSWGMAGGQAMDLAASAGRIDEAHLETIHRKKTGALISAAVRLAADLALDEDVPAYQHLDRFAAAMGLVFQIRDDILDITADTATLGKRQGADLAHDKATYPVLLGLDGAQRRGLELHQRAMSELVSFGSAAEPLRTLADELLNRHC; from the coding sequence ATGAACAGCCGGCCGCCGATCTGTCCGGCCCTGAACCAATGGCGCAGTCGGGTCGACGCGGCGCTGGAAAGCCGACTACCGCCTGCCGATGCAGCGCCGCAGAAACTTCACGCCGCAATGCGTTATGCCGTCCTCGGCGGCGGCAAGCGGGTACGCCCGGCGCTGTGCTACGCCACGGGCATGCTGCTCGACGTGCCGCTCGACTGGTTGGATGATGCCGCCTGCGCAGTCGAGATCATTCACGCCTATTCGCTGGTCCACGATGATCTGCCCGCCATGGACGACGACGATCTCCGGCGTGGCCGTCCGACGACGCATCGCGCCTTCGACGAGGCGACGGCGATCCTGGCCGGAGATGCGTTGCAGTGCCTGGCCTTCGAGCTGCTTTCCCGACCGGTGGCCGGCGAAGGACCCACGCCTGCCCAGAAGATGCAGCAGGTGCGCACCCTGAGCCGAGCCTGTGGCTCCTGGGGCATGGCCGGCGGTCAGGCCATGGATCTGGCGGCGAGCGCCGGCAGAATCGATGAGGCGCATCTGGAAACCATCCATCGCAAGAAAACCGGCGCACTCATCAGCGCGGCGGTTCGCCTCGCGGCGGATCTGGCGCTCGACGAGGATGTCCCGGCCTATCAACACTTGGACCGCTTTGCAGCGGCCATGGGCCTTGTGTTTCAAATCCGCGACGACATTCTGGACATTACCGCCGACACCGCCACCCTCGGCAAGCGACAAGGCGCCGATCTGGCTCATGACAAAGCTACCTACCCGGTCCTTCTCGGACTGGATGGTGCGCAACGCCGAGGACTGGAACTCCACCAGCGCGCCATGAGCGAACTCGTTTCTTTCGGTTCGGCGGCCGAACCGCTCCGCACGCTGGCGGATGAACTGCTCAACCGGCATTGCTAA
- the htpX gene encoding protease HtpX, with product MKRIFLFGLTNIAVIVLLTVVLRVLGLDQALAVRGGNPLALLVFAAVMGMGGSFISLAMSKWMAKRFMGVRVIEQPTSNLERWLVDTVARMARESQIGMPEVGIFDSPDPNAFATGMSRNNALVAVSTGLLQRMRQEEAEAVLGHEVAHVANGDMVTLGLLQGVLNTFVIFLSRIIGSVVNNALSRGEERQGYGIGYFATVIVAEIVLGLLATVIVMAFSRWREFRADAGGAALTSRAAMIGALERLREAHEPPLMPDQLRAFGIRSGGGMMRLFMSHPPLEERIAALRAAG from the coding sequence GTGAAACGTATTTTTCTGTTCGGGCTGACCAATATTGCGGTGATCGTCCTACTGACGGTTGTGCTCCGGGTACTCGGTCTCGATCAGGCGCTTGCCGTCCGCGGCGGCAACCCGCTTGCACTTCTGGTCTTCGCTGCAGTCATGGGGATGGGCGGCTCGTTCATTTCACTGGCGATGTCCAAGTGGATGGCCAAGCGGTTCATGGGGGTACGGGTAATCGAGCAGCCCACCAGCAATCTGGAGCGCTGGCTGGTCGATACTGTCGCACGCATGGCACGCGAGTCGCAGATCGGCATGCCGGAGGTCGGGATCTTCGACAGCCCGGATCCGAATGCCTTTGCCACCGGCATGTCCCGCAACAATGCGCTGGTGGCGGTGAGCACCGGGCTGCTGCAGCGCATGCGCCAGGAAGAGGCCGAGGCGGTCCTGGGTCATGAAGTGGCCCACGTGGCCAATGGCGACATGGTGACCTTGGGTCTGTTGCAGGGGGTGCTCAATACGTTCGTGATCTTCCTGTCACGTATCATCGGCTCGGTCGTTAACAACGCCCTCTCTCGCGGCGAGGAGCGCCAGGGCTACGGGATCGGCTATTTCGCGACCGTCATCGTGGCGGAGATCGTGCTGGGCCTTCTGGCGACCGTGATCGTGATGGCGTTTTCGCGCTGGCGCGAGTTCCGGGCTGATGCTGGCGGTGCGGCACTGACCAGCCGCGCTGCAATGATCGGCGCGCTGGAGCGGTTGCGCGAAGCCCACGAACCGCCGTTGATGCCGGACCAACTGCGCGCCTTCGGAATTCGTTCCGGCGGCGGCATGATGCGGCTGTTCATGAGCCATCCGCCGCTTGAGGAGCGGATCGCGGCGCTGCGGGCTGCGGGCTGA
- a CDS encoding EAL domain-containing protein, with the protein MKSEASVPISAWVVNRSPNSAEMVGSLLRNAGLRVRTRHVPDLSALNQALATDRPDLLLCPESNGPVAMPDVIVRAQACTPPIPVIVGGERPDSTRMAAAIRQGAAFLMDFQAGDLLAAVAQREIALTGIAVSRLSASEQLRQWQRQYEQFVAHTSDPIATITEGVLTQVNTAFSGLLGYDQPSDIEGTPVMDIIAPASRNTFKRCLRDAQAGMLPDQALSVTGQHRAGRTVPMSWHVGWAPSGVSGALQILIPAPSTDSASEQALAPRAESDLPVPERAQLEQDLMRLKAQLADAETRNAQLQAEHLASLPPRIAQIKTALGALAEFPAPAADNRFLLTIYLDELPDLLPDAGYAGCETALQNYALALQALLPTGSVLVQLRDFWLTGAFTATTLDEAQKQAGQWQAQLAQHVVEIGTQSRVLRAFFGVREWPDHASVSLEAAVMETERSTLDARSARQILGVVKRRNSGTDTAQADSAWANRLRAALAHERLHLVYQPISSLTASATEYYEVRLRLLDEAGQEQAPALFWPAAERTGVAEELDHWVFSHALAVLTDQRRTSNQAGFFVKLSAASILSERSLDWFMTHLPKGDAAAPMYLQIAEGNIESHLKTVLSLAQRLRQEGYGLAIDHFGSSPHALQLASHLSPKFIKLAPILLQEIAENQEAQNHIRQIVEYAERHGISVIAGHVESAHTLAMLWQLGVHYLQGHYVQEPEVVLHSPDQRTRPPRRQGERA; encoded by the coding sequence TTGAAAAGCGAGGCGTCTGTTCCAATTTCGGCATGGGTCGTCAATCGATCACCGAATTCGGCCGAAATGGTCGGCAGCCTCCTGCGCAATGCCGGCCTGCGGGTTCGGACACGCCACGTTCCGGATCTGTCTGCCCTGAATCAGGCGCTGGCCACGGATCGACCGGATCTGCTGCTGTGTCCCGAGAGCAACGGTCCCGTCGCGATGCCGGATGTCATTGTACGTGCCCAGGCATGCACCCCCCCAATACCGGTCATCGTTGGCGGCGAACGGCCCGACTCGACGCGCATGGCGGCAGCGATCCGCCAGGGCGCCGCCTTTTTGATGGATTTTCAGGCTGGGGATTTGCTGGCCGCTGTCGCGCAACGCGAAATCGCGCTGACCGGCATTGCCGTAAGCCGTCTGAGCGCAAGCGAGCAGCTGCGCCAATGGCAGCGCCAATACGAACAGTTCGTGGCGCATACCTCCGATCCGATTGCCACCATCACCGAAGGCGTGCTGACCCAGGTCAATACGGCCTTTTCGGGCTTGCTCGGATATGATCAGCCTTCCGATATCGAAGGCACTCCCGTCATGGATATCATCGCACCAGCGTCCCGCAATACATTCAAGCGCTGCCTGCGGGACGCTCAAGCCGGAATGCTGCCCGACCAGGCGCTCTCAGTCACCGGTCAACATCGAGCAGGCCGTACCGTCCCCATGAGCTGGCACGTTGGATGGGCCCCATCGGGCGTTTCCGGGGCGCTGCAGATCCTGATTCCCGCACCATCGACCGATTCGGCCAGCGAACAGGCGCTCGCCCCCCGCGCCGAATCCGACCTACCGGTACCAGAGCGTGCTCAGCTGGAGCAGGACCTGATGCGCCTGAAAGCGCAGCTTGCGGACGCAGAGACGCGCAATGCGCAATTGCAGGCCGAACACCTGGCCTCCCTTCCCCCGCGAATTGCGCAGATCAAGACGGCACTTGGGGCACTCGCCGAGTTTCCCGCACCCGCCGCCGACAACCGATTTCTCCTGACGATCTATCTCGACGAGCTGCCTGATCTGCTCCCGGACGCGGGATATGCTGGCTGCGAAACCGCCTTGCAAAATTATGCGCTTGCGTTGCAAGCCCTGCTGCCGACCGGAAGTGTCCTGGTTCAACTGCGGGATTTCTGGCTGACCGGGGCATTTACCGCGACGACACTGGACGAGGCCCAGAAACAAGCCGGCCAATGGCAGGCCCAGCTGGCGCAGCATGTCGTGGAGATCGGCACGCAAAGCCGGGTATTGCGTGCATTCTTCGGCGTCCGGGAATGGCCAGACCATGCATCGGTGTCACTTGAAGCAGCCGTCATGGAAACCGAACGCAGTACGCTGGATGCGCGCAGCGCGCGCCAGATCTTGGGCGTGGTCAAACGCCGAAACAGCGGGACGGATACCGCGCAAGCCGATTCGGCGTGGGCGAACCGCCTACGAGCGGCGTTGGCGCATGAGCGCCTGCATCTGGTCTATCAACCCATTTCATCACTGACGGCCAGCGCCACCGAATATTATGAAGTCCGCCTTCGCCTGCTGGATGAGGCAGGACAAGAGCAGGCGCCGGCGCTGTTCTGGCCCGCGGCCGAGCGCACCGGCGTTGCGGAAGAATTGGATCACTGGGTCTTCAGTCACGCCCTTGCGGTCTTGACCGATCAGCGCCGCACATCCAACCAGGCTGGGTTCTTCGTCAAGCTTTCCGCCGCCAGCATCCTGTCGGAACGGAGTCTGGACTGGTTCATGACGCACCTTCCAAAAGGGGATGCAGCGGCGCCGATGTACCTGCAGATCGCCGAAGGGAATATTGAGTCCCATTTGAAGACTGTGCTGAGTCTGGCACAGCGGTTACGTCAAGAAGGGTATGGCCTCGCAATCGATCACTTCGGCTCCAGTCCGCATGCGCTCCAACTGGCCAGCCACCTGTCACCGAAGTTCATCAAACTGGCACCGATCTTGTTGCAGGAAATCGCCGAAAACCAAGAAGCCCAGAACCACATTCGGCAGATCGTCGAATACGCCGAACGCCATGGCATCAGTGTCATTGCAGGGCATGTGGAAAGCGCCCATACCCTGGCCATGCTCTGGCAGCTGGGGGTGCACTATCTACAGGGGCATTACGTGCAGGAACCTGAGGTCGTCCTGCATTCTCCGGATCAACGGACACGTCCGCCCAGACGCCAGGGAGAACGGGCGTAA
- the xseB gene encoding exodeoxyribonuclease VII small subunit has product MSNSIHPLAPVSCVNAETLDFEAALKELETLVQQLERGELSLEQSLERFERGVQLTRRCQQALQQAEQRVLVLTQPDPQAPLAPFNPNATPE; this is encoded by the coding sequence TTGTCTAACTCCATCCATCCGCTTGCACCCGTGAGTTGCGTGAACGCCGAAACCCTGGACTTTGAAGCCGCCCTCAAGGAACTCGAGACATTGGTCCAGCAGCTCGAGCGCGGCGAACTCAGCCTTGAGCAATCGCTGGAGCGGTTCGAACGGGGCGTTCAACTGACCCGACGTTGCCAGCAGGCACTGCAGCAAGCCGAGCAGCGCGTCTTGGTGCTGACCCAGCCGGATCCGCAAGCGCCGCTTGCACCATTCAACCCGAACGCGACGCCGGAATGA